The Nostoc cf. commune SO-36 genomic sequence TTTGTTTAATTTTCTAGGCGATCGCTTCGGCAACAAACCAATTAAGCTATTGGTTAAAGCCAGTGCTGATGGCAGTAGAGAACTCAACCTAGAAGCCAGCAGCCGCGAAGAGTTTGAATTTGCTCTCCAAAAAGCACAAGAATTTATCAAAAATCAATCAAACAGCAACGATGGTTAAGAAGATAGCACTGCTAATCGGGATTAGCGAATACGAACCAGGACTAGCAGCGCTACCCAAGGCTGTAAATGATGTTGAAGCGATGGAGCGAGTTTTAGTAAACACCGAAATCGGTGGTTTTGCTCCAGGGGATGTCACGGTGCTAAAAAATCCCCAAAAGCCAGATATGGAAAGAGAAATTTATAACTTTTATGCTAATTCTGATAAAGATGACTTGCTGTTGCTTTACTTTTCTGGTCATGGCGTGACATTACAAAATGGCGACTTTTACTTTTCGACTCGCGGAACTCAAAAAAATCAGAATCAATTGCTCCCATACACAGCCATAGTCGCCAAATATGTACACGACTCAATTAACAGCAGCAAATCTAAGCGACAGGTAGTAATTTTAGATTGCTGCTTTAGTGCTGCTTTTGCCAGAGGTGTTACAGCCAAAGATATTGGTGTTGATAATATTGACTTGCAAAAGCAATTAGGCGGTGAGGGAAGAGCAATTCTCACAGCTTGCACCTCAACACAAAAAGCTTATGAATCTGATGACTCAAACTTGTCGATTTACACTAAATATTTGATAGAAGGGCTTGAGAAAGGTACAGCCGATAAGGACGGGGATGGTTTGATTGCGGTGGATGAGTTGCATGACTTTGCCAAAAGCAAAGTGCAAGAAGAATCTCCCGACATGACGCCAGAGTTATATTACATAAAAAAGGGTGAACCGATTTTTCTGGCGAAGTCACCCAAGGATGATCCTAAACTAAAGTATCGTAAGGAAGTTGAGATAATTGCTCTTGACGATGAAGGAGAGATTTCTGATATTAACCGCGATTATCTGGATGAGTTTCGGAAGAAGTTAAAATCACCTAAATTTGAATTATCTGTTGATGACGCTAATGCAATTGAATTTGAGGTTCTCGAACCTTATCGCAAACGCCAGGAAAAATTGCAACGTTATGAGCAAACATTTTCTCGACTCAAACAGTATCCACCTAGTCAGAAACAGCGCAATGCTTTAAAACG encodes the following:
- a CDS encoding caspase, EACC1-associated type, coding for MVKKIALLIGISEYEPGLAALPKAVNDVEAMERVLVNTEIGGFAPGDVTVLKNPQKPDMEREIYNFYANSDKDDLLLLYFSGHGVTLQNGDFYFSTRGTQKNQNQLLPYTAIVAKYVHDSINSSKSKRQVVILDCCFSAAFARGVTAKDIGVDNIDLQKQLGGEGRAILTACTSTQKAYESDDSNLSIYTKYLIEGLEKGTADKDGDGLIAVDELHDFAKSKVQEESPDMTPELYYIKKGEPIFLAKSPKDDPKLKYRKEVEIIALDDEGEISDINRDYLDEFRKKLKSPKFELSVDDANAIEFEVLEPYRKRQEKLQRYEQTFSRLKQYPPSQKQRNALKRLQDILSLREEDVAPIEARFINQQKPSEPVLENEPNQFEFDIVKVDAQGQTINSSKGRAKFFRESLGNDVVLEMVSIPGGEFLMGSPESEPERTSDESPQHSVTIQPFFMGKFPVTQSQWKAVAALPKVNIDLNPEPSNFQGANRPVEQVSWDDAIEFCARLSKKTQETYRLPSEAEWEYACRAGTTTPFYFGETITTDLANYQVQYGETTDVGKFPANPFGLFDMHGNIWEWCQDEWHKNYNGAPKNGSAWLADNNQDRLLRGGSWLSDTRSCRSAYRGYYARVNRNGSVGFRVVLVRGRT